The Balaenoptera acutorostrata chromosome 6, mBalAcu1.1, whole genome shotgun sequence genome includes the window ttcgtcattagtgtatagaaatgcaagagatttctgtgcattaattttgtatcctgctactttaccaaattcattgattagctctaggagttttctggtagcatctttaggattctctatgtatagtatcatgtcatctgcaaatagtgacagctttacttcctcttttccgatttggattccttttatttctttgtcttccctgattgctgtggctaggacttccagaactatgttgaataatagtggtgagagtgggcaaccttgtcttgttcctgatcttagtggaaatggtttcagtttttcaccattgaggacaatgttggctgtgggtttgtcatatatggcctttattatgttgaggaaagttccctctatgcctactttctgcagggcttttatcataaatgggtgttgaattttgtcaaaagctttctctgcatctattgagatgatcatatggtttttctccttcaatttgttaatatggtttatcacattgattgatttgcgtatattgaagaatccttgcattcctgggataaaccccacttgatcatggtgtatgatccttttaatgtgctgttggattctgtttgctagtattttgttgaggatttttgcatctatgttcatcagtgatattggcctgtagttttctttctttgtgacatctttgtctggttttggtatcagggtgatggtggcctcgtagaatgaatttgggagtgttcctccctctgcaatattttggaagagtttgagaaggataggtgttagctcttctctaaatgtttgatagaattcgcctgtgaagccatctggtcctgggcttttgtttgttggaaggtttttaatcacagtttcaatttcagtgcttgtgattggtctgttcatattttctatttcttcctggttcagtctcggcagtttgtgcatttctaagaatctgtccatttcttccaggttgtccattttattggcatatagttgcttgtagtaatctctcatgatcttttgtatttctgcagtgtcagtggttacttctcctttttcatttctaattctattgatctgagtcttctccctttttctcttgatgagtctggctaatggtttatcaattttgtttatcttctcaaagaaccagcttttagtttcattgatttttgctattgtttccttcatttctttttcatttatttctgacctgatctttataatttctttccttctgctggctttggggtttttttgttcttctttctctaattgctttaggtgctaggttaggttgtttattcgagatgttgcctgtttcttgaggtaggcttgtattgctataaacttccctcttagcactgcttttgctgtgtcccataggttttgggtcgtcgtgtctccattgtcatttgtttctaggtattttttgatttcccctttgatttcttcagtaatcacttcgttattaagtaatgtattgtgtagtctccatgtgtttgtattttttacagatcttttcctgtaattgatatctagtctcatagcgttgtggtcggaaaagatacttgatacgatttcaattttcttaaatttaccaaggcttgatttgtgacccaagatatgatctatcctggagaatgttccatgagcagttgagaaaaatgtgtattctgttgtttttgggtggaatgtcctataaatatcaattaagtccatattgtttaatgtatcatttaaagcttgtgtttccttatttattttcattttggatgatctgtccattggtgaaagtggggtgttaaagtcccctactatgattgtgttgctgtcaatttccccttttatggctgttagtatttgccttatgtattgaggtgctcctatgttgggtgcataaatatttacaattgttataccttcctcttggatcgatcccttgatcattatatagtgtccttctttgtctcttgtaatagtctttattttaaagtctattttgtctgatatgagaattgctactccagctttcttttgatttccatttgcatggaatatctttttccatcccctcactttcagtctgtatgtgtccctaggtctgaagtgggtctcttgtagacagcatatgtatgggtcttgtttttgtatccattcagccagcctgtgtcttttggtgggagcatttaatccatttacattcaaggtaattatcgatatgtatgttcctattcccattttcttaaatgtattgggtttgttattgtaggtgttttccttctcttgtgtttcttgcctagagaagttcctttagcatttgttgtaaagctggtttggtggtgctgaactctctcagcttttgcttgtctgtaaaggttttaatttctccatcacatctgaatgagatccttgctgggtagagtaatcttggttgtaggtttttctccttcatgactttaagtatatcctgccactcccttctggcttgcagagtttctgctgagagatcagatgttaaccttatggggattcccttgtgtgttatttgttttttttcccttgctgcctttaatatgttttccttatatttaatttttgacagtttgattaatatgtgtcttggcgtgttcctccttgggtttatcctgtatgggactctctgtgcttccaggacttgattaactatttcctttcccatattagggaagttttcaactataatctcttcaaaaattttctcagtccctttctttttctcttcttcttctggtacccctataattcgaatgttggagcgtttaatgttgtcccagaggtccctgagactgtcctcagttcttttcattcttttttctttatcctgctctgtagtagttatttccaccattttatcttccaggtcacttatcctttcttctgcctcagttattctactattgatcccatctagagtatttttaatttcatttattgtgtttttcatcattgcttggttcctctttagttcttctacatccttgttaaatgtttcttgcattttgtctattctgtttccaagattttggatcatccttactatcattattctgaattctttttcaggtagactacctatttcctcttcatttgttaagtccagtgtgttttgagcctgctccttcatctgctgtgtgtttttctgtcatctcattttgcctatcttactgtgtttggggtctccttttcacaggctgcagtttcgtagttcccgttgtttttggtatctgtccccagcggctaaggttggttcagtgggttgtgtaggcttcctggtggagggaactagtgcctgagttctggtggatgaggctagatcttgtctttctggtgggcacgtccacgtctggtggtgtattttgtggtgtctgtggccttattatgattttaggcagcctctctgccaatggatggggttgtgttcctgtctagctagttgtttggcataggatgtccagcactgtagcttgctggtcgtcgagtgaagctgggtcttgatgttgagatggagatctctgggagatttttgccgtttggtattacgtggagctgggaggtctcttgtggaccagtgttctgaagttggctctcccacctcagaggcacggccctgatgcctggctggagcaccaagagcctttcgtccacacggctcagagtaaaagggagaaaaaatagaaagaaagaaagaaagaggctataatatagtgaagtaaaataaagctattgtaaagcaaagctatacagacaaaatctcacccagaagcatatacatatacactcacaaaaaaaaggaaaaggggaaaaattagtatctcctgctcccagagtccccctcctgaatttgggctgattcgttgtctattcaggtattcaacagttgcaggcacatcaagttgtttgtggagttttaatccgctgcttctgaggctgctgggagagatttccccttctcttccctgttcgcacagctcctggagatcagctttggatttggacccgcctctgcgtgtaggtcgcctgagggcgtctgttccccgcccagacaggacggggttaaaggagcagctgcttcgggggctctggctcacccaggccgcggggagggaggggtacagaggaggcggggcgagcctgcggcggccgaggccggtgtgacgttgcaccagctcgaggcgcgcagtgcgttctcccggggatgttgtccccggatcccgggaccctggcagtggcgggctgcacaggctcccgggaggggaggtgtggagagtgacctgtgctcacacacaggctttttggaggcggcagcagcagccccagcgtctcacgcccgtctctggggtccgcgctgatcgccgtggcttgcgcccttccctggagttcatttaggtggcgctctgaatcccctctccttgcgcgcagcgaaacaaagaggcaagaaaaagtctcttgcctcttcggcagctgcagaccttttcccggtctccctcccggctagctgtggtgcgccaaccccttcaggctgtgttcacgccgccagccccagtcctctccctgcgatccgaccgcagcccgagcctcagctcccagccctgcccgccccggcgggggagcagacaagcctctcgggctggtgagcgccgctcggcgccgagcctctgtgcgggagtctctccgattttccctctgcgcccctgttgctgtgggatccgcgctgatagccgcggctcgcgcccttctctggagttcatttaggcggcgctctgaatcccctctccttgcccgccgcgaaacaaagaggcaagaaaaagtctcttgcctcttcggcagctgcagacttttcccccggactccctcccggctagctgtggtgcgctaaccccttcaggctgtgttcacgctgccagccccagtcctctccctgcgatccgaccgaagcccgagcctcagctcccagccccgcccgccccggcggctaagcagacaagcctctcgggctggtgagtgctgctcggcgccgagcctctgtgcgggaacctctccgctttgccctccgcacctctgtggctgcgctctcctccaaggctctgaagcttcccccctccgccccccgcagtctccgcccgcgaaggggctcctagtgcgtggaaacctttcctccttcacggctccctcccactggtgcaggtgccgtccctattcttttgtctctgttatttcttttttcttttgccctacccaagtacggggggagtttcttgcctttttggaggtcggacgttttctgccagtgttcagtgggtgttctgtaggagcagttccacgtgtaggagtatttctactgtatctgtgggaaggaatgtgatctccgcgtcttactcttccgccatcttctctcagagcccaataacattattttaaaaatcatttacttaATACTCATCCTAAAAACCACCCAAACACTAAATATGCACATTTATACTaagcgtgtgtatgtgtgtgtacatacacgcAGAAACCACGAGGTAGTTTAGATCACCATGAAAAAATCAATACTTTCCCTAATTCTCTTCCACAGAGTGGTAACCAGTGACTGCACGATAGCTAATTAAAATTATTGgttaaatgaaaaccaaaaaattccagGAGAATATAACATTTACAAGTAAATAGTAAATACaactgtattttaatttcttgGTCTCGGAAAACTAGGCTGTGACTGCTTTAAATTAATGGTCCAAGTTATATGTATTTCCTTTAATACCGAAGGACATAGCCTTCCGGTATCTATACAACTTACTAAGTAGTCTCAATAGATTCTATTTTACAACTTGCTTTACTCTCCATGCTTTTGTGGAAGATTCAATACAATCtctatgtacatattttaaacattatttctgaactACATTTGGAAttccttaaataaaaaaataatcaccaTTCTCCACCTTCTTGGGAAAGTGCCAGACTAACCCCTGACCAGAACTGCTGCTCTCTAGCATCTGGAGAAATCCCTATTCCCACACCACCCCCAGGCCAAAAAAGTGCGATGAATTCAAACTACATGGGAAAAAGCAACATCTATTGTTCTTAGAGTCTGACTCTCTTCCCTACAGCAAGAAAAGTCTCTTTATAGGTATACCAGTGCTGTTTTAAGTTGCCAGGGAAATAGGGCTCTCTCAAGCCAGAGCAGGAAAATCTTCAGGGTCATCTGGGTTTGGAGCAACGTCTTGTGTCACCACTTCTGCTCTGGGTCCATAGTTTTCTGCCCTTCTGATCCTTCCCCGGCCTCCCCGGGTGCCACCTCTGGCTCCGCGCCCGGGACGAGGGAGGTTACCAAAATTAATCTCCAGCTGGGATGTGATGTCATTGGCCGCTTTCCGGAAAACATGGGCATCATCCTCGTAGTCATCCTTTACCAAATCATCTCTGTATTTAGACTTGTGTATCACCACTGCTTTGGAAGGGACAGTGGACTCAGGTTTCCGGATGTTAAATTCAGGCTTTGGTCTGGTCTGTTCTTGAAGATTCTTCCACTCATCTAGGGTCATCTCTTGAACTTGAGTTTCTTCTTCTACATCCACCTCAGGAACTTTGGCTGGAGATTCCTCCTCCAGGGGGCCCAGGGACTCCTCCACCACTGTGGTCTCTTCCATGGGGGCAGTCGGGTCCATGTCACTGGTATCTTTACCTGATCCCCAGGTGCGAACTCCATATCCACCCATGTTGTCTTCAGTTCTGATTGCTATTTTATCATTCCCACTGTATCTCTCAAATTCTCGTTTCCCTCTTTGGTCAAAACCGTCAAAAGCTCTGTTCCCAGGACTACCTCTGCCTCTGCTTCGCATGCCCCCTCTTGGGCCTCCACGTCCTCTCAGTGGTCTGTCTCGATCAAACCTGTCAACtggtttttcatctgtaaacttCTCAGGTGTAAAGTCTGCCTGCCTCTCCGTCTCATAGGGTCGATATTCCCTGTAGGATGTCCGCTCTGCTCTATCAACCGTCACCTCTGTCCCCCGGCTCTCACTCCATCCTTGCTGCTCGCCTCTTCTGGAAGTTCGCTTCTGGCCGGGCGGCTGAGGGCCGCCCCCTGGGCTGTCTGGCTGCTGCGCGCCGGGGGCCGGGAGGCTCTTGCGCTCCTTCTGAGACTCCCTCCGGCCGCCGCCCGCGCCGGTTCTGTGGCCCGAGGCCCCAGCCGGGCTCCTGCCGCCGCGGTTGCCGGCcccggccgccgcccccgccgcttCGTCGTGCCTCTTGCGCTGCAGCTGCTGCTGGCGTCTGCGCTCGGCCTCGCGCAGGATGTCGAACGGGTCCGACTCGTCGTCTAGTAGCTGGTGGAAGCGGTTGGCCACGACGCAGCCGAAACTCTCCTGCATCGCGGCGCCTGCGGCGGCCGCGGCCACAGGACTCCCCAGAGCGCCCTTCATGCCGCCGCGGCCACTGCGGGCCCGCCGCGGGCGGTCCACGCGAGCGAGTCTCACCGAAGCCGGCAGCGAGGACCCATCCTACCTGCAGCTACATCCCTccccgcccagcccagcccagcccagcccagcccagtccCCCATAATGGTTTTATAGTGAAGgcaaatggttttttttaaattaattaattaatttatttatttttgactgtgttgggtcttcgtttctgtgcgagggctttctctagttgcggcgagtgggggccacttttttttttttttaaagcaacaatgattgcaattaccaaacatgaaacacacttatactatgtcataatattgacattcagtccagtaatcctccactgtaacagctcctttactttgcagtgaaaattgatttgtatattcttttcctctgagtccttgtgggattttttttttttaattcagacagaaagtcacaaaaattatactcatcctcatcagttcactcagtcccatgtaattaatttcttttttttcatcttgatcttttgttagcacttttatgagttcatcagtttttcattagagttctgaaaatgcttattcattcagttcagcagtacagtcagttaccagaaacctgtacttgtcagagtcttttccatgaatttcttgaagatgaaacccttttataggaacatatttgcaaaatcatcagagtacacccagaactgtctgtaaatgacaaaagacttaaaaatgaccatggttaaagatttgatgaaagttcataataacgcagttgacaagaaaattagttatttctgagatatacattttaaagtaataactaggattattacttataacattataccagaacatataagatttttagacgtttcctgtaatgtctgaaacatttatattaacatatttccatacatatttccatacaaatacaaatataagatttttagaaatttcatgtaatgtctgaaacatttatattaacatatttccatacatatttccatacaaatacaaatataagatttttagaaatttcatgtaatgtctgaaacatttatattaacatatttccatacatatttccatacaaatacaaatataagatttttagaaatttcatgtaatgactgaaacatttatattaacatatttccatacaaataacccaatgaaagtttagtattagttgttttgtttgtttttttatactgcaggttcttattaggcatcagttttatacacatcagtgtatacatgtcaatcccaatcgcccaattcagcacaccaccatccccacctcatcgcagttttccccccttggtgtccatatgtccattctctacatctgtgtctcaacttctgccctgcaaactggctcatctgtaccatttttctaggttccacatacatgcattaatatacgatatttgtttttctctttctgacttacttcactctgtatgacagtctctagatccatccacttctcaacaaatgactcaatttcgttcctttttatggctgagtaatattccattgtatatatgtaccacttcttctttatccattcgtctgttgatgggcatttaggttgcttccatgacctggctattgtaaatagtgctgcaatgaacattcgggtgcac containing:
- the LOC130708443 gene encoding intracellular hyaluronan-binding protein 4-like yields the protein MKGALGSPVAAAAAGAAMQESFGCVVANRFHQLLDDESDPFDILREAERRRQQQLQRKRHDEAAGAAAGAGNRGGRSPAGASGHRTGAGGGRRESQKERKSLPAPGAQQPDSPGGGPQPPGQKRTSRRGEQQGWSESRGTEVTVDRAERTSYREYRPYETERQADFTPEKFTDEKPVDRFDRDRPLRGRGGPRGGMRSRGRGSPGNRAFDGFDQRGKREFERYSGNDKIAIRTEDNMGGYGVRTWGSGKDTSDMDPTAPMEETTVVEESLGPLEEESPAKVPEVDVEEETQVQEMTLDEWKNLQEQTRPKPEFNIRKPESTVPSKAVVIHKSKYRDDLVKDDYEDDAHVFRKAANDITSQLEINFGNLPRPGRGARGGTRGGRGRIRRAENYGPRAEVVTQDVAPNPDDPEDFPALA